In Hyalangium gracile, the genomic stretch CGCCGCGATAACGAGCCTGCTGCGCACGGACGTCATGTTCCGGCCTTGAGGGGCTCGGGGAAGATAGCGGCACGGCTCAGTAAGAGGCGTCGGTCCCGCCCGCAGTGCCGCTCCTCAGCGTGTCGCAGTTGAGTGCCCCCGCATCGATGCCATCCGGACATTCTCTTGCCCGCCACAAGGTTGTAGGGTTATGCGCAAGTCTGTGTTGGCAACGGGGAGGATGACAGCATGAGCAACGGAACGCACGACCCTGCGGACAAAGATGAATACAATCGCAGAGCCGCGAACTCCGCTCCTGAACTCGTCATTGGTCTGGTGGGCGCCATCGGCACAGATCTGACGGCAGTTGCCAAAGCACTCTCCACGGCACTGATGGCGGAGGCGAACTACGATCCGCGGACCATTCGCCTCTCGTCATTGCTGCACGAAATCGAGGGCTTGGAGACCCGTCTCAGCTCTCATGGGGACAAGCACCTCTACTACAAGGAGCACATGCAGGCGGGGACCGAGTTGCGCCGGAAGATGGGATGTGCGGATGCGATGGCATGGCTGGCTTTGAGCGCCTTGCGGGCCGAGCGAAACGAGATGCTCAAGGCGGAGCGCCGCAGTACGCGCCGCGCGTTCATTCTGCATTCGCTCAAACGCCGGGAAGAGATCGAATCCCTCCGGAAGATCTACGGTCCCGCATTCTTCCTCCTGTCCGCATACGCCCCGAGAGACAAGCGCGTCGACAAGCTCTCCCGGAGCATCTCCGAAAGCAGAGGTCTGTGGCGCCCCATGGAGCTGCGCAGCGAGGCCGAGGATCTCGTACGCACCGATGAGCGCGACATGGGTGAGCCCATGGGCCAGGACGTTCAACGGGCCTTTCCCGAGGCGGATGTCTTCATCGATGCCACGAACCCCAAGGAGATGGAGCACAGCATCCAGCGCTTCGTCCGGCTCATCTTCGGCCACCCCTTCCATACGCCGACCCGGAGTGAATGGGGCATCTTCTTCGCGAAAGCCGCCGCCATGCGCTCTGCGGCACTGGGGCGGCAAGTGGGCTCGGCCATCGCCTCTCCCTCGGGAGAACTGATCGCTGTCGGTACCAACGAAGTGCCCAAGGCCGGAGGAGGCTTGTACTGGGAGGGAGACGAGCCAGATGGACGCGACTTCGTGGGCGGCGAGGACACCAGCGACCGGCACAAGCACGATCTCATCTCCGAACTGCTCCGGCTCTTGCAGGAAAAGCAGTGGCTGGCGGAGTCCTACCGCGAACTGGATGTCCAGAAACTGCGCGAGTGGGTCCTCCACAAAAAGACGGGGCCGTGGAGTGACTCCCGGGTGATGAACCTCATTGAGTTCATGCGCCCGGTTCACGCGGAGATGGCCGCGCTCATGGAAGCAGCCAGGCGCGGTGTATCGGTGCAGGGTGGTGTGATGTACGTCACGACGTTCCCCTGTCACGAGTGTGCGCGCCACATCATCGCCGCAGGCATCTCGCGGGTCGTCTACATTGACCCCTACCCCAAGAGTCTGGCCGCGGGCCTCTACTCAGACTCCATCGCCTTGGAAGGCTCTGAGGGAGGGTCCACCGGCAAGGTCATCTTTTCACCGTTCGTGGGCATCGCGCCCAGGCGGTACATGGAATTCTTCGAACTCAAGGGCGAGCGCAAGGACCAGAGCGGCAGTGTGCTTGCCTGGGTACCTACGAAGGTAGTTCCGAAGCATCCAGGAAACTACACTGTGTACAACTCCCTGGAGATTGAACATCTCGCGCGATTCGGCTCCATTGTGGAAAGCATCGGCCTTAAACTCCGAGGAGCGGTGCAACCGCGTGAGGAGGAAGCCAGTGAGAAAGCCGGGATGGCTCAAAGCGCAGATCGATGACGCCAGGGAGGAGATTCGTCACTGGCCGCAATGGCTGCGGCAGGCCCGAGGTCTTGAAACGCTCGACGATAACCGCCCGAAGCAGTCCCAGGCTTCTTCCGAGGAAAAGATCTCCAGCGAAGTTCCCGAGGGCCTGAAGGCCTGAAGAGCAGCAGGCTCGACTTGCTCGGGACTCATGCGCTCTCGCAGTGTCCCGGGAGTTCTGGAGACCGCGGTTTGCCGCGAGGCAAACGTGCAGGACCCGGCCGCGTGGGTGGCGGCGAGCGCAAACTCAGTGCACGCCCAACCGTGACAGGAGTCCGTCGACCCAATCGGCGGCTCTCACCCGGTCCAGCAGCTCGTCGACCCGAGAGGCTCCCGTCAAAAGCTCGTCGGTCAGGAGTTGCTCATCCGCGTTCTTGCCGCCCTCGAGCTTGATCTCCTCGGGCGTGCAGTCGTTGGCGCACTTGGGCACGAACGTACCGGGCGTGTCCCATTCGGAGATGTCCACCGAGCTCAACCCGTGCACCGAGCCGTTTCCAAACTGGGACCGGCAAGCCCGAGCCCACACCAGAACAGTGGCTATCGCCTCTTGCCGGCGCTCTTCTTCCGGACCGGAGCGGCCATCTTCGCCTTCGCGGCCGACTCCATCACCTTTCGTGCCTCGGTCTTCTCGCCTCGCCGCAGCGCGAGCGACGCCGCGATCCACTCCGGCGCGTAGCTCGATCCACCGCACCTGCAGCGCCTCGGCGATGGGCGCATGCACGAGCACGCGTCCGACGAGCTCGTCCACCAGGGTCGGGTTCGACAGCGGCTCGAGGAGCGCGCCCCTCCTTCTCGGTGAGCGCCGAGGGATCGAGCAGCATGCACGCGAGGATGCGCGCCTCGTGGTTGCCCGTCGCCCACGGCTCCAGGCCGAGCCCGTGGTTCGTCCCGAGCTCCTCCGCGAGGCCTCGGAGCTTGCTCGACGTCGTCTCGAGCGTGGGGCCTTGGCTCGAACTCTCGCTCTCCAGCGAACCGCATGCGACATGCACCGAAGCCACCACCACCATGATTCCTGGGATTGCTTTCACGTGAGCCCTCCATGGAGCACGGCACCTGATGGCCGCGCTCGACAGGGAGCGACTCCGCGTTAGAGCGTGGTGACACTCGCTGTGCGAGCGTCATCTCGCTCACGCAAATTTTCGGATGCCTCGGAGGGTAAGATGCTGTCCGTCCTGAGAATGCCCCCGCCCTCCTCCTCTGCCCTGCATCCGTCGACCTGGGCCGCTCTCGAGAAGTCGGGGGTCCTTCAGAGCATGGAGCACGGGCTCATCCAGGACTTCTACGGTACGCAGCGCGCCAGGCGCAGCCAGATGCCCCTCATGAGCCACATCCATGAAGGACTGGCGGTCATTCTGTACACCGGGGCGTCGCTTCAGGCCATGCGAGCGTTCTGCCTGCACCCGCTCGTCCAGAGTGACACGGACCTGAAGCGCCAGTACGCCCACATCACCCAAGCGCTGGAGCCGATTCCCGACGGGGCCTTCGTGTTGGGACTCGCGATGGAATACCGCTCCGTCGCCAACGAGTACCTCTCCCATCAGCCCATGCCCCCGGAAGGCATCCGGCTCTCGCCGCTGGAGGAAGTCAACGCCATGCTGGTGGGAGACAAGGTCCAGAACCGCAAGGACTTCGAGCTGTACCACGCGGAGACGCACGAGCGCCGCGCCCGGCTCGCAGAGTACTTCCAGCAGTGGTGCCAGGCGCTGCGGATCGAGCCGCTCTACCCACGGCTCAAGGAGATGTTGCAAGGCGCGGCGTGGTCGAACCCGTGAGCAGGGGCACCGTGTGGCAGGCTCCAAGAGCCACTACTTGTGGGGTGAGACTCAACGCGATCAACGAGCAGCAGGTTCACGCTTACCTCTTCTACCTCTGCGGGGAAGACCTCCATGCCAAGCGGGTGCTGTCGCTGGCGATGGCCACCTTCGGCGTCATCCACGCGGCGAGCCTGTCGGTATACGCCATTGGTCAGGCGCTGGCGGTGGCCCGAGGCACCAAAGGAAAACACGGTGTGAAACAGGTGGACAGGCTGCTGTCCACCGAGGGCATCGACCTGTGGCACCTGTTCTCTTCGTGGGTGCCCTACGCACTCCGCTGGTGTGGCTGACGGTCCGCTGGGGGAAGCCGGGGAGCGCCTTGGCATGGAGCGCTACCTCAAGGCCAACACCTCCAAGCGCCGCACCTGCTCTCCGTTCCGCCAGGGTTTCATGTACTACCAGGCCATTCCCAACATGCCCGAAGCTCAACTGCGCCCGCTCATAGAACTCTTCGCCCAACTCGTGCGGGAGCAGCCCGTCTTCCTCGAGGTCTTCGGTGTCATATGAGGGGAGCCTCAGATCCTCCCCAGCTGTGGAATCCGCTTCGCCGCTCGGGCCGGCTCGAAGCCTCCAGCGGCTGGACACCTCACGGTGTGCTCGTGGGGCTGGAGGTGGGCTGCCGTCCGGGTCGTAGGACTGGCATGTAGCACCTGTTCCTGAACATGCGGCCCATGTGCCCGCTGAGAGACACCGCCTCGCAGGTCTCCCGATCCAGAGACATCTCCACCCAGCAGCCCCCGTTGAGCGCCACCTGCTTCTTGTGAGGGCAGCGACCCTTGGAGTCGGGCCGGAGCTGGTTTGGAAGTGGAGCAGGCAGCGTGTCCTCCGCCACCCCTTTCGGCGCTGGAAATTCAGCAGCGGTCCTCGTGGCCATGAGCGCGGCCGCCTCGCCAAGCCCCGCCGTCCCCACAGCCAGACGGCCAGCGGCGGCAACCTCGACTTGGACGAGAGAGAACGTGTCCACCCTCGCTCGGATCCCCATCCACCCCGCCCCCACGGCCACAGCGAGTGCCGCCGCCAGGGCGAACCAGGCCAGGCTGCTTCGCGCGCTCACCATGGGCATGGTCGCCACGGTCGCTGGCGCCTCGGGTGCCCGTGATGGGCCATGAGCCCGGCTGACCTGCGGAGCGGGCGCGTCCGCGAAGCCCGGCGCTGAGTCCTGCTCCAGAGCCTCGGCCAGCTGCTCCGCCGAGCCGCGCTCCTCCGGTCGCACCGACAGCAGGCGCAGAATCCACGTGCGCAGCAGCGGCTCGATGCGCCCCTTTCTCCGCAGCGCGGCAGGAAGCATCACGGAGTCCACATGCCACAGCCCACGCTCATCCCTCCGGGGCTCACTCAGCTCCGGGTACTCGCCGGTGACGAGCCGGCACGCCGTCACGCCCAGCGCGAAGAGGTCATCGGTCGCTTGCGCCCGGTACTGCACCGAACGGTGGCGGTTGAACTCCACGCACCAGGCCTCCGGAGATCGGTAGGCGGGAGTGCCTGGGTGCACGGTGAGAGGCGTCAGGGTGGCGGCTCCCGGGTAGTGGCACGCTCCGAAGTCCGTGAGCAGCGCTCGGCCATCGGCGTAGCGCACGAGGATATTGTCGCCCTTGATGTCCCGGTGGACGGCACCCTGAGCGTGGATCTCCTGGAGTGCGCGATAGACGGCACCGTGGACACCTCGGCCGGCCCAGGCCACCACGCGCCAGCGCCCCACCACCGTGCCCGCCGGAAGCAGGGCCGGGTGCGGCGCGAAGTCAGGCGCGCGCTCCATGGTATGGACCTCGTGGGGAGCAACTCGCCCCCGGCGGACCCACGCAGCCTACTTCACGAGTAGGCTCACGTCAGCGAACGGCGGGCCACTCCTCGAGGGTGCGCAAGCTCAGGTTCGTGCGCACCATGGACATATCCTCTCTCGTTTCGACTCATTGGGGGTGTCCACGAAATCGGGGCAGGCTCACTTCCTGGCTGCCCACCGAGGGCTCCTGAGCGTGCTCCTGGCGGTACCGCCCCGGGGATACGCCGATGACCCGCCGGAACACCTTGCCGAAGGCGCCCTCGGACTCGTACCCCACGGCGGATGCGATGGCCGCCAGCTTCACGGGACGCCCCTCCCGCATCATCCCCGCGGCGCGGACCATCCTCCACTGCGTCAGATGCTCGAGGGGCGTTACCCCCACCAGCTCGCGGAACCGCGCGGCGAACGCGGACCGCGACATGGATACGCGGCGCGCGAGCCCCGGCACCGTCCAGGCATGGCCCGGCTCGGTGTGCATCAGCCGCAGCGCCTCGCCCATCCGCGGGTCGGCCAGCGCACGCAGCCAGCTCGGGCTCTCGTCCCCGTAGGGGACGCGGATCCGGCTGCGCACGGCGTGGATGAAGAGCACATCGGCCAGCCGGTCCACGACCGCGGAAGTTCCCGGCAGGTTCTCCGTGAGCTCCGCATCGATGAACTGGAGCGTTGATTGAAACCGCTGGGGCGCGTGCGCACCGGACGCAGACACGTGAATCACTGGAGGGAGCTGCCGGACCAGCCACTCACTCTCGGGTGTCGCGAACGTGAAGCACCCGGCGATCAGGGAGACGGACGTGCCGCTGCCGCCCCTGGCCCCTCCGTCGTAGGTGATTTCCCGCAGGCGCTGGAAGGTCTCGGCAGAGACCACTGACTCCATGGGACGCACGGGGGCCTCCGGAGTGCTCCGCAGGGAGTAGCTCTCCGGCGAGGACAGGAAGACGAAGTCACCGCCTACCAGAGCGACCAGCGGCTGCTGTCCGTCCACGCCCAGGAAACAGGAGCCGCGAGTCACCATCAGGCTGATGCCCTTGCCCCCGGGGAACTCGAAGCCCCAAGGAGCGGTGAACTCCAGCCGGCCATAGAGCTGCCCCTTCGTTCGGAGCAGGCTCACGGTCTCGGATAGAGCATCCATCACAGCCCTCGCTTCCTGGCGTTTTGAACCATGAATGCGGCGTATCCGACGCTGAAACTCCAATGGACATGGCGCATATCTGGAGTGCCACTTCCCATCAAGGGAAGTACAGAGGAGTCATCGATGCGCTACAGGATTTTCGGCCGGCGAACCGGCCTCAAGGTCTCGGAGCTGGCCCTCGGGGCTGGCATGTTCGGCACCGCCCTCGGCTACGGCTCCCCGCCAGACGAGGTGCACCGCATCCTCCAGGGCTACGCCGAGGCGGGTGGCAACTTCATCGACACCGCCGACAACTACCAGCATGGCGAGTCCGAGCGGCTGATCGGCGAGTTCATCCGTCCCCACCGCGACGGCTTCATCATCGCCTCCAAGTACAGCCGCGGCGCCTCGTCCCATCCCGCGCTGGCCGAGCTCGGCGCCAACCGCAAGGCGATGGTGCAGTCGGTCGAAGCCAGCCTGAAGCGACTGGGGACGGACCGCATCGACCTGTACTTCGTCCACATGGACGACGGCGTCACCCCCATGGAGGAGATCGCTCGCGGGCTCGATGACCTGGTGCGCGCCGGGAAGATCATCTACGGCGGCCTCTCCAACTACCCGGCATGGCGCGTGGCCCTGGCCGCCAACACGGCGGACCTGCGCGGCTGGGCCCCCATCACCGCCCTCCAGGCCGAGTACAACCTTCTCCAGCGCACCACCGAGCGCGAGCTGCTGCCCATGGCAGAGGGGCTGGGCCTGGGGGTCATGGCGTGGTCCCCCATGGCGGGTGGACTGCTGACTGGCAAGTACCGCCAGGGGGAGAAGGGACGGGCGACGAATTTCAAAGGGAGCGTCCTCCACCAGGAAGCGGAGAAGCGCGATGCCGTGCTCGATGCCCTGTCCGCGGTGGCCCAGGAGCTCGGAGCGACTCCTGGGCAGGTGGCGATCGCCTGGGTCCGCGCCAAGGGCGTCCTCCCGGTCATCGGACCGCGCACCCGCGCCCAGCTCGACGACAACCTCGCCTCTCTCTCGGTGCGTCTCGGCCCGGAGCAGCTCCGGCGGCTGGACGAGGTCAGCGCCGTCCCCCCGGGCTATCCGCACGAGCTCAACGCGGCTCCGGAGCAGCGCGCGATCATGACCGGTGGCCGTTGGGAGCAGCTCGAGCTCCCCCGGGGGACGGTCGCCTGACCTCCCAGGTGCCTCCCGCCCGGGACATGGCGCGGTCTGAGCCAACCGGTATGCCTGTCATACCAGTTCGGTTCATGTCCGCCCCAGGTTCAGGGCGATGAGTGCGAAGTCCTGTCGAGCCTGGCGCGCGATGTCAGCGCGCCCCCTTCGAGGCAGATGGCCTCTTGCCGGCGGTCTTCTTCCTGGCCGGAGCGGTCTTCTTCCTGGCCGGAGCGGCCTTCGCCTTCGCGGCTGACTCCATCGCCTTGCGTGCCTCGGTCTTCTCGCCTTGGCGCAGCGCGAGCGACGCCGCGATCCACTCCGGCGCGTAGCTCGACGTGCAGCCCTTCGGGATCGGTCGCGTGTCCCACCGGCCGAGGCGCTCGCCGATGGCGATGGCCTCTGCTCTGTACTCGGGCAGGTGGATGCCGATCCAGACGAGGCAGAAGTTGATGCCCTCCTTCACCCGGTACGGTGCGGGCGGCAGCTCACGCTCGATGCGCGCGAGCGTCGCGGGGACGTCGAGGTCCTTCGCGAGCCCGCGCGCGATGCGCCCGGCGAGGAGCTTCCACCCAGCGCGGCGGGGAAGCTCCTTGCTGCCGTCCATCCACCGCACCTGCAGCGCCTCGGCGATGGGCGCATGCACGAGCACGCGTCCAACGAGCTCGTCGACCAGGGTCGGGTTCGACAGCGGCTCGAGGAGCGCGCGCCCCTCCTTCTCGGTGAGCGCCGAGGGATCGAGCAGCATGCACGCGAGGATGCGCGCCTCGTGGTTGCCCGTCGCCCATAGCTCCAGGCCGAGCCCGTGGTTCGTCCCGAGCTCCTCCGCGAGGCCACGGAGCTTGCCGAGCAGCACGCCGAAGACGTTGTCCCCCGCGCCATCGCGCACGTAGCGCTGGCGCACCTTCTCGTCGGCCTGGGACTCGAGCTGCTTCATCACCTGGGACAGCGTCATCGTCTTCGGCATGAGTGTCTCCTCGGGTGCAGTCTCCTACCCGCTCGCCTTGGCGTCATGTTCGTTTTCGCGGCGGACAAGGAGTTCCCGGCGCCTCAAGGGTTCATGAGCGTCTCGACAATGCCGTCATGGATGCGGATGGGGACACCGTTGAACCGGGTGAACTGGAAGAAGGCGTCATCCTCGTTGAAGGCAAGGCTCATCTCCTGGAGCAGGCCGATGGCCACCGCCTCCCCCAGCGGGAGGGACTCAGTGTAGTCGCTGCGCCAGTGCATGCCGGCCGCGCCGCGGAACAGCGCGATGTTATCCGCCAGCTTGTTGAGCTCGCCCCCACCGTCATCTGCGTCGAGCCCGCGCCGGTGTAGCCCACCAGCGCGGCCGTTCGAGCATCCCCGCGGCTCGGGCACGGCGTGGGCGCTCCGCGGCTCCACACAGCGGGAGGAGCCGACGGAGCAGTGCATCAATCCCCGCGGCTCACGGGACGGACGGGCGAT encodes the following:
- a CDS encoding protein kinase domain-containing protein, with product MERAPDFAPHPALLPAGTVVGRWRVVAWAGRGVHGAVYRALQEIHAQGAVHRDIKGDNILVRYADGRALLTDFGACHYPGAATLTPLTVHPGTPAYRSPEAWCVEFNRHRSVQYRAQATDDLFALGVTACRLVTGEYPELSEPRRDERGLWHVDSVMLPAALRRKGRIEPLLRTWILRLLSVRPEERGSAEQLAEALEQDSAPGFADAPAPQVSRAHGPSRAPEAPATVATMPMVSARSSLAWFALAAALAVAVGAGWMGIRARVDTFSLVQVEVAAAGRLAVGTAGLGEAAALMATRTAAEFPAPKGVAEDTLPAPLPNQLRPDSKGRCPHKKQVALNGGCWVEMSLDRETCEAVSLSGHMGRMFRNRCYMPVLRPGRQPTSSPTSTP
- a CDS encoding DNA alkylation repair protein, which encodes MPKTMTLSQVMKQLESQADEKVRQRYVRDGAGDNVFGVLLGKLRGLAEELGTNHGLGLELWATGNHEARILACMLLDPSALTEKEGRALLEPLSNPTLVDELVGRVLVHAPIAEALQVRWMDGSKELPRRAGWKLLAGRIARGLAKDLDVPATLARIERELPPAPYRVKEGINFCLVWIGIHLPEYRAEAIAIGERLGRWDTRPIPKGCTSSYAPEWIAASLALRQGEKTEARKAMESAAKAKAAPARKKTAPARKKTAGKRPSASKGAR
- a CDS encoding anti-phage dCTP deaminase, with translation MSNGTHDPADKDEYNRRAANSAPELVIGLVGAIGTDLTAVAKALSTALMAEANYDPRTIRLSSLLHEIEGLETRLSSHGDKHLYYKEHMQAGTELRRKMGCADAMAWLALSALRAERNEMLKAERRSTRRAFILHSLKRREEIESLRKIYGPAFFLLSAYAPRDKRVDKLSRSISESRGLWRPMELRSEAEDLVRTDERDMGEPMGQDVQRAFPEADVFIDATNPKEMEHSIQRFVRLIFGHPFHTPTRSEWGIFFAKAAAMRSAALGRQVGSAIASPSGELIAVGTNEVPKAGGGLYWEGDEPDGRDFVGGEDTSDRHKHDLISELLRLLQEKQWLAESYRELDVQKLREWVLHKKTGPWSDSRVMNLIEFMRPVHAEMAALMEAARRGVSVQGGVMYVTTFPCHECARHIIAAGISRVVYIDPYPKSLAAGLYSDSIALEGSEGGSTGKVIFSPFVGIAPRRYMEFFELKGERKDQSGSVLAWVPTKVVPKHPGNYTVYNSLEIEHLARFGSIVESIGLKLRGAVQPREEEASEKAGMAQSADR
- a CDS encoding aldo/keto reductase → MRYRIFGRRTGLKVSELALGAGMFGTALGYGSPPDEVHRILQGYAEAGGNFIDTADNYQHGESERLIGEFIRPHRDGFIIASKYSRGASSHPALAELGANRKAMVQSVEASLKRLGTDRIDLYFVHMDDGVTPMEEIARGLDDLVRAGKIIYGGLSNYPAWRVALAANTADLRGWAPITALQAEYNLLQRTTERELLPMAEGLGLGVMAWSPMAGGLLTGKYRQGEKGRATNFKGSVLHQEAEKRDAVLDALSAVAQELGATPGQVAIAWVRAKGVLPVIGPRTRAQLDDNLASLSVRLGPEQLRRLDEVSAVPPGYPHELNAAPEQRAIMTGGRWEQLELPRGTVA
- a CDS encoding AraC family transcriptional regulator; the protein is MDALSETVSLLRTKGQLYGRLEFTAPWGFEFPGGKGISLMVTRGSCFLGVDGQQPLVALVGGDFVFLSSPESYSLRSTPEAPVRPMESVVSAETFQRLREITYDGGARGGSGTSVSLIAGCFTFATPESEWLVRQLPPVIHVSASGAHAPQRFQSTLQFIDAELTENLPGTSAVVDRLADVLFIHAVRSRIRVPYGDESPSWLRALADPRMGEALRLMHTEPGHAWTVPGLARRVSMSRSAFAARFRELVGVTPLEHLTQWRMVRAAGMMREGRPVKLAAIASAVGYESEGAFGKVFRRVIGVSPGRYRQEHAQEPSVGSQEVSLPRFRGHPQ